A single Desulfovibrio piger DNA region contains:
- a CDS encoding YceD family protein: MQNYRIPLSEIPPSGKDMTLDDPAIWQGPLAEFQMDCRIVAPLKAELGIMPLEGDYLVRGSITGTVVLPCNRCAEDVTVTVDAHFENFEETAAEPEDEEAATTGEDLLESRVVTENGVSYLDLGAICWEEFVLALPVNPLCRPDCKGLCPQCGANLNDGPCRCAPEEGDPRMAVLRGLKLRKN; the protein is encoded by the coding sequence ATGCAGAACTATCGTATCCCGCTCAGTGAGATTCCCCCTTCCGGCAAGGACATGACGCTGGACGATCCCGCCATCTGGCAGGGACCGCTGGCCGAGTTCCAGATGGACTGCCGCATCGTCGCTCCCCTGAAGGCCGAGCTCGGCATCATGCCCCTGGAAGGCGACTATCTGGTGCGCGGGAGCATCACCGGTACCGTGGTGCTGCCCTGCAACCGTTGCGCCGAAGACGTGACCGTGACCGTGGATGCGCATTTTGAAAATTTTGAGGAGACCGCCGCCGAGCCCGAGGACGAAGAGGCCGCGACCACCGGCGAAGACCTGCTGGAAAGCCGCGTCGTCACGGAGAACGGCGTGTCGTATCTCGATCTGGGCGCCATCTGCTGGGAAGAGTTCGTCCTGGCCCTGCCGGTCAATCCCCTGTGCCGCCCTGACTGCAAGGGCCTGTGCCCCCAGTGCGGCGCCAACCTCAATGACGGCCCCTGCCGGTGCGCCCCCGAAGAGGGCGATCCGCGCATGGCCGTCCTGCGCGGGTTGAAATTGCGCAAAAACTAG
- a CDS encoding tetratricopeptide repeat protein → MNKILATGLLGLALVSALPAVAADSKADKTWQEAWTAYNIGQYKKTLRLLQPLATEGDARSQVLLGRCYENGLGVPQDLATAFKWYMLAAEQNDAEAQTLVAYMLRSGAGVPRDTSGYLQWMQRAAQSGYAEAQFNMALICADGELVTKDPEQSFDWAKRAAEQGNGQAQRFLGACYEVGFGVPQDAAESALWYAKAARQGLERDGSIFSHIRQYPKP, encoded by the coding sequence ATGAACAAGATACTCGCAACAGGCCTGCTGGGCCTTGCCCTGGTGAGCGCTCTCCCTGCCGTGGCCGCGGACAGCAAGGCGGACAAGACCTGGCAGGAGGCCTGGACGGCCTACAATATCGGCCAGTACAAGAAAACGCTGCGCCTGCTGCAGCCCCTGGCCACGGAAGGCGATGCCCGCTCGCAGGTGCTGCTGGGCCGCTGCTACGAGAACGGTCTGGGCGTCCCCCAGGATCTGGCCACGGCCTTCAAATGGTACATGCTGGCGGCGGAGCAGAACGATGCCGAAGCCCAGACCCTGGTGGCCTACATGCTGCGCTCCGGTGCGGGCGTGCCGCGCGACACCAGCGGCTATCTGCAGTGGATGCAGCGCGCGGCCCAAAGCGGCTATGCCGAGGCCCAGTTCAACATGGCGCTGATCTGCGCCGACGGCGAACTGGTGACCAAGGACCCTGAACAGAGCTTCGACTGGGCCAAGCGTGCCGCCGAACAGGGCAATGGCCAGGCCCAGCGCTTCCTGGGCGCCTGTTATGAAGTGGGCTTCGGCGTGCCGCAGGATGCCGCGGAGTCCGCCCTCTGGTATGCCAAGGCTGCCCGGCAGGGGCTGGAGCGGGACGGCAGCATCTTCTCGCACATCCGCCAGTATCCCAAGCCGTAG
- a CDS encoding LysE family translocator, whose protein sequence is MLPLDTVLTFFATALLLALAPGPDIIFVLTQSALYGMRAGVATTLGLISGLCFHTTIVAVGVAGLLMASPLAFGLLTLVGAAYLLYLAWLSFRAGASMAHLQESRFLGYGALYRRGVFMNITNPKVTLFFLAFLPQFCVPQRGSVALQVMELGLLFMLAAFLVFTAVSALGGRLALWFNSSPRGQMLMHRVAGLVFVVLAVMLVVSWLA, encoded by the coding sequence ATGCTGCCCCTGGATACCGTCCTGACCTTTTTCGCCACCGCCCTCCTGCTGGCCCTTGCCCCGGGACCGGACATCATCTTCGTCCTCACCCAGTCCGCCCTCTACGGCATGCGGGCCGGTGTGGCCACCACCCTGGGTCTCATCTCCGGCCTGTGCTTCCATACAACAATAGTAGCCGTGGGCGTGGCGGGCCTGCTCATGGCCTCGCCCCTGGCCTTCGGCCTGCTGACCCTCGTCGGCGCGGCCTACCTGCTTTACCTGGCCTGGCTCTCCTTCCGGGCCGGGGCCAGCATGGCCCATCTGCAGGAAAGCCGCTTTCTGGGGTACGGGGCCCTGTACCGGCGCGGCGTGTTCATGAACATCACCAACCCCAAGGTGACGCTCTTCTTCCTGGCCTTCCTGCCGCAGTTCTGTGTGCCGCAACGCGGCAGCGTGGCCCTGCAGGTCATGGAGCTGGGGCTGCTCTTCATGCTGGCGGCCTTCCTCGTCTTCACGGCCGTCTCGGCCCTGGGCGGCCGTCTGGCGCTCTGGTTCAACAGTTCGCCGCGCGGCCAGATGCTCATGCACCGTGTGGCCGGCCTGGTCTTCGTGGTCCTGGCCGTGATGCTGGTCGTCTCCTGGCTGGCCTGA
- the plsX gene encoding phosphate acyltransferase PlsX — protein sequence MNARPIIAVDAMGGDFGPSVVVPGAIDAARLHDLHVLLVGDTPKVEAELAKLDLANVHFDIVQADDVVHMNEKPSDILRRKKNASIQVACRLVKDGKADAVVSAGHSGATVACGMFIMGRLPGVERPALAALLPTEKNPVVVLDAGANVDCRPYHLFQFGLMGDAFARDLLGYAAPRVSLLSIGEEEGKGNSQVKEAYELLKLAQNLNFVGNAEGRDIFTGDIDVVVCDGFVGNVVVKMSEGLASALVRMLKRLFTSGFLPALGGMLAKGAFKKFATTIDYAEYGGAPLLGLQGLAIVCHGRSSARAMQNAIKMAGTFVRKGTNDRLAETILANEELTRFSRAI from the coding sequence ATGAACGCGCGCCCCATCATAGCCGTTGATGCCATGGGGGGGGATTTTGGCCCCTCCGTGGTCGTTCCTGGCGCCATCGATGCCGCCAGGCTTCATGACTTGCACGTCCTCCTTGTGGGGGATACCCCCAAGGTAGAAGCGGAACTCGCCAAGCTCGACCTTGCCAACGTGCATTTCGACATCGTCCAGGCTGATGATGTGGTGCACATGAATGAAAAGCCTTCGGACATCCTTCGCCGCAAAAAAAACGCTTCCATCCAGGTGGCCTGCCGTCTCGTCAAGGACGGCAAGGCCGATGCCGTGGTCAGTGCCGGTCATTCCGGCGCCACGGTCGCGTGCGGCATGTTCATCATGGGTCGGCTGCCGGGCGTCGAACGCCCGGCGCTGGCTGCCCTGCTGCCCACGGAAAAGAACCCCGTGGTCGTGCTGGACGCCGGCGCCAATGTGGACTGCCGGCCCTATCATCTTTTCCAGTTCGGGCTCATGGGCGATGCCTTCGCACGAGACCTGCTGGGCTATGCGGCCCCGCGTGTCAGCCTGCTGAGCATCGGCGAAGAGGAAGGCAAGGGCAACAGCCAGGTCAAGGAAGCCTACGAACTGCTCAAACTGGCCCAGAACCTCAACTTCGTGGGCAATGCCGAAGGCCGCGACATCTTTACGGGCGATATCGATGTCGTGGTCTGTGACGGTTTTGTGGGCAACGTGGTGGTCAAGATGAGCGAAGGCCTGGCCTCGGCCCTGGTCCGCATGCTCAAGCGCCTGTTCACCTCCGGTTTCCTGCCCGCCCTGGGCGGCATGCTGGCCAAGGGCGCTTTCAAAAAGTTCGCCACCACCATCGACTACGCCGAATACGGCGGTGCCCCCCTCCTGGGCCTGCAGGGCCTGGCCATCGTCTGCCACGGCCGTTCCAGCGCCCGCGCCATGCAGAACGCCATCAAGATGGCCGGTACCTTCGTGCGCAAGGGCACCAACGACCGTCTTGCCGAAACCATCCTGGCCAACGAGGAACTCACCCGCTTCTCACGCGCCATCTAA
- a CDS encoding GIY-YIG nuclease family protein — protein MASSDARWHVYLLRCADGTLYCGVTTDLDRRLAQHNGRLAGGARYTRPRRPVALLLARACTSRREALRLEHHIKRLPRSRKEQALKEFSPCCPWIPS, from the coding sequence GTGGCTTCCAGTGATGCCAGATGGCATGTCTACCTGTTGCGCTGCGCCGATGGCACCCTGTACTGCGGCGTGACCACCGACCTTGACCGGCGCCTGGCCCAGCATAACGGCCGGCTGGCCGGCGGGGCCCGCTACACACGCCCGCGCAGGCCGGTGGCCCTGCTGCTCGCCCGGGCCTGCACCTCCCGGCGGGAGGCCCTGCGCCTGGAACATCACATCAAACGACTGCCCCGCTCCCGCAAGGAACAGGCCCTGAAAGAGTTTTCCCCATGCTGCCCCTGGATACCGTCCTGA
- a CDS encoding deoxycytidylate deaminase: MQRMPWPDYFMNITYLVRERSTCLRRKVGAIAVKDRHILATGYNGAPSGVRHCLETGCLREQMGIPSGQRHEICRGLHAEQNVIIQAAVHGVSIAGAELYCTTFPCAMCSKMLINCGIRHIWYSEHYPDELGLAMLSEAGVTFEQIPFPPDMPRGPQHV, from the coding sequence ATGCAACGAATGCCCTGGCCCGATTACTTCATGAACATCACCTATCTGGTGCGTGAGCGTTCCACCTGCCTGCGCCGCAAGGTGGGCGCCATCGCCGTCAAGGACAGGCACATCCTGGCCACCGGTTACAACGGCGCGCCCTCCGGCGTGCGCCACTGCCTGGAGACGGGCTGCCTGCGCGAGCAGATGGGCATCCCTTCCGGGCAGCGCCACGAGATCTGCCGCGGCCTGCACGCGGAGCAGAACGTCATCATCCAGGCCGCCGTGCACGGCGTGAGCATCGCCGGGGCGGAGCTCTATTGCACCACCTTCCCCTGCGCCATGTGCAGCAAGATGCTCATCAACTGCGGCATCAGGCATATCTGGTACAGCGAGCACTATCCCGACGAACTGGGGCTGGCCATGCTCAGCGAGGCCGGCGTGACCTTTGAGCAGATCCCCTTCCCGCCCGACATGCCCAGAGGACCGCAGCATGTCTGA
- the ribD gene encoding bifunctional diaminohydroxyphosphoribosylaminopyrimidine deaminase/5-amino-6-(5-phosphoribosylamino)uracil reductase RibD, translating into MSESLFAPFMREALALAENGRWSACPNPTVGAVLVRDGRVVARGWHHAAGQPHAEVECLRDAQRQGIDPAQCTLVVTLEPCNHYGKTPPCSEAVLAAGIRRVVIGLHDPTPKAAGGAERLRAAGVDVIGPVCEQECRDQVADFLAWQQGRPYVILKLAATMDGRIATRTGHSRWISSEGSRALVHRLRAGIGRAGGAVLVGGGTFRADNPCLTARIPGETVERQPLACVLTSRLPNPAGDIHLLKERPGQAVFLCSPAAAASTAAHALRQMGVRVLALGPGQRGCPDFAAMFRMLYEDLHCPYVLCEGGGHLALSLLEAGFADEFLLHLAPRILGDNEAAPLFDGRSPLTMAEALELRVCRTSLCDGDVHLQLRPAIPQE; encoded by the coding sequence ATGTCTGAGTCCCTTTTTGCCCCTTTCATGCGTGAGGCCCTGGCCCTGGCCGAGAACGGCCGCTGGAGCGCCTGCCCCAATCCCACGGTGGGCGCCGTGCTGGTGCGCGACGGCCGGGTGGTGGCGCGCGGCTGGCACCATGCCGCCGGGCAGCCCCACGCCGAGGTGGAGTGCCTGCGCGACGCGCAGCGTCAGGGCATCGATCCCGCCCAGTGCACCCTGGTGGTCACGCTGGAGCCCTGCAACCATTACGGCAAGACCCCGCCCTGCAGCGAAGCCGTGCTGGCCGCGGGCATCCGGCGGGTGGTCATCGGCCTGCACGATCCCACCCCCAAGGCGGCGGGCGGCGCCGAACGCCTGCGCGCCGCCGGTGTGGACGTCATCGGCCCGGTCTGCGAGCAGGAATGCCGCGACCAGGTGGCCGACTTCCTGGCCTGGCAGCAGGGCCGCCCCTATGTGATCCTCAAGCTGGCCGCCACCATGGACGGGCGCATCGCCACCCGTACCGGCCACTCCCGCTGGATCAGCAGCGAGGGGTCGCGCGCCCTGGTGCATCGCCTGCGTGCCGGCATCGGCCGTGCCGGGGGCGCCGTGCTGGTGGGCGGCGGCACCTTCCGGGCCGACAATCCCTGCCTCACGGCCCGCATCCCCGGCGAGACGGTGGAGCGGCAGCCCCTGGCCTGCGTGCTGACCTCGCGCCTGCCCAATCCGGCGGGCGACATCCATCTGCTCAAGGAGCGTCCCGGTCAGGCCGTCTTCCTCTGCTCGCCTGCTGCGGCGGCTTCCACGGCGGCCCACGCCCTGCGCCAGATGGGCGTGCGGGTGCTGGCCCTGGGCCCCGGGCAGCGCGGCTGTCCTGATTTCGCGGCCATGTTCCGCATGCTGTACGAGGACCTGCACTGTCCTTATGTGCTTTGCGAAGGCGGCGGGCATCTGGCCCTGTCGCTGCTGGAAGCGGGCTTTGCCGACGAATTCCTGCTGCATCTGGCGCCGCGCATCCTGGGCGACAACGAGGCCGCTCCCCTGTTCGACGGCCGCAGCCCCCTCACCATGGCCGAGGCCCTGGAACTGCGCGTCTGCCGCACCTCCCTGTGTGACGGCGATGTGCACCTGCAGCTGCGCCCGGCCATTCCTCAGGAGTAG
- the fabG gene encoding 3-oxoacyl-[acyl-carrier-protein] reductase, producing MSTLDPTTPTALVTGGSRGIGRAVALTLARDGRQVILTYVSRPEEADKTVAEIEAAGGRALALPLNVGDGEAVAAFFAEHIKGKVNLAVLVNNAGITKDGFLVRMKDDDFDRVITINLRGAFICTREAAKIMTKARHGRIVNISSVVGQMGNAGQANYSAAKAGLLGLTKSCAKELAARQITVNAVAPGFIETDMTAALSDEVRASYEAAIPLKRMGTAQEIADAVAFLASDRAAYITGQVLAVNGGMYC from the coding sequence ATGAGTACCCTTGATCCCACCACCCCCACCGCGCTGGTTACCGGCGGTTCCCGGGGCATCGGCCGTGCCGTTGCCCTGACCCTGGCCCGTGACGGCCGTCAGGTCATCCTCACCTATGTGAGCCGTCCCGAGGAAGCCGACAAGACCGTGGCGGAGATCGAAGCTGCCGGCGGCCGGGCCCTGGCCCTGCCCCTCAACGTGGGCGACGGCGAGGCCGTGGCCGCCTTCTTTGCCGAGCACATCAAGGGCAAGGTCAATCTGGCCGTGCTGGTCAACAACGCCGGCATCACCAAGGACGGCTTCCTGGTCCGCATGAAGGATGACGATTTCGACCGCGTCATCACCATCAACCTGCGCGGCGCCTTCATCTGCACCCGCGAGGCCGCCAAGATCATGACCAAGGCCCGTCACGGCCGCATCGTGAACATCTCTTCCGTCGTGGGCCAGATGGGCAATGCCGGCCAGGCCAACTACAGCGCCGCCAAGGCCGGCCTGCTGGGCCTGACCAAGTCCTGCGCCAAGGAGCTGGCCGCGCGCCAGATCACGGTCAATGCCGTGGCCCCCGGATTTATCGAAACCGACATGACCGCCGCCCTGAGCGACGAGGTGCGCGCCTCCTACGAGGCCGCCATCCCGCTGAAGCGCATGGGCACCGCCCAGGAGATCGCCGACGCCGTGGCCTTCCTGGCTTCGGACAGGGCAGCCTACATCACCGGCCAGGTGCTGGCCGTCAACGGCGGCATGTACTGCTGA
- a CDS encoding beta-ketoacyl-ACP synthase III — MKPNCYLHALSSHVPAEVLTNDDLSKLVETNDEWITTRTGIKRRHRLSGEENASDLGTHAARKALENAGLDAARLTHILTATCTPDHLSPSLSCIIGGNIGAGPAMSFDFGSACSGFLYGLHLADALLCQDPASQILFVCTEALTRRVNWSDRSTCVLFGDGAGACILNSDPENALARVQDSICKSDGSLHDLIIVGGGTSCRYKPGDPVGDDFFITMQGREVYKHAVRQMSGVCQELLARNGLTAADVDLFVPHQANMRIIEAVGSRLKIDLDHVFTNVAEYGNTSSASVPLALVEALAQGRIKAGDRVLVTAFGSGLTWGAALLQF, encoded by the coding sequence ATGAAGCCAAACTGCTACCTGCACGCCCTCAGCAGCCATGTTCCCGCCGAGGTCCTGACCAACGACGACCTGAGCAAACTGGTGGAGACCAACGACGAGTGGATCACCACCCGTACCGGCATCAAGCGTCGCCACCGGCTTTCCGGGGAGGAGAACGCCTCCGACCTCGGGACCCATGCCGCCCGCAAGGCTCTGGAAAATGCCGGCCTCGACGCCGCCAGGCTGACCCACATCCTCACGGCCACCTGTACGCCGGACCATCTCAGCCCCTCGCTTTCCTGCATCATCGGCGGCAACATCGGTGCCGGTCCGGCCATGTCCTTCGATTTCGGCTCCGCCTGCTCCGGTTTCCTCTACGGTCTGCATCTGGCGGACGCCCTGCTCTGCCAGGACCCGGCTTCCCAGATCCTCTTCGTCTGCACCGAGGCCCTGACCCGCCGCGTCAACTGGAGCGACCGCAGCACCTGTGTGCTCTTCGGTGACGGCGCCGGTGCCTGCATCCTCAACAGCGATCCCGAAAATGCCCTGGCCCGCGTGCAGGACAGCATCTGCAAAAGCGACGGCAGCCTGCACGACCTCATCATCGTGGGCGGCGGCACCAGCTGCCGCTACAAGCCCGGCGATCCCGTGGGCGACGACTTTTTCATCACCATGCAGGGCCGCGAGGTCTACAAGCATGCCGTGCGCCAGATGTCCGGCGTCTGCCAGGAACTGCTGGCGCGCAACGGCCTCACGGCCGCCGACGTGGATCTTTTCGTGCCCCACCAGGCCAACATGCGCATCATCGAGGCCGTGGGCAGCCGCCTGAAGATCGATCTGGATCATGTGTTCACCAATGTGGCCGAATACGGCAACACCTCTTCCGCCTCCGTGCCTCTGGCCCTGGTGGAAGCCCTGGCCCAGGGCCGCATCAAGGCCGGGGACCGTGTGCTGGTGACCGCCTTCGGCAGCGGCCTGACCTGGGGCGCGGCCCTGCTGCAGTTCTAG
- the acpP gene encoding acyl carrier protein: MSEVAAKVTKIIVDQLGVSAEEVKPEASFVEDLGADSLDLTELIMAMEEEFDIEIADDDAQKILKVQDAISYIESKQG, translated from the coding sequence ATGTCTGAAGTTGCAGCCAAAGTGACCAAAATCATCGTGGACCAGCTGGGCGTGAGCGCTGAAGAAGTGAAGCCCGAAGCTTCCTTCGTGGAAGACCTGGGCGCTGACTCCCTGGACCTGACCGAACTGATCATGGCCATGGAAGAAGAATTCGACATCGAGATCGCCGATGACGACGCCCAGAAGATCCTGAAGGTGCAGGACGCCATCAGCTACATCGAAAGCAAGCAGGGCTAA
- the fabF gene encoding beta-ketoacyl-ACP synthase II, with protein MNRPRVVITGLSAITPLGNDLETTWKRLLAGESGIAPITLFDATDYDSRVAGEVKDFVAEDFIPAKQARRMDRFTQFAVVAAQQLLKDSGLVINDDNAYDVGVILGIGLGGLKTIETYHAKLLQGGPGKVSPFLIPMLISNMGPGQIAIFTGAKGPNIVTTTACASAIHGIGTAFSEILLGRISTAITGGVEATVTPLGVAGFTALKALSTHYNDEPARASRPFDANRDGFVIGEGAGLLQLEELEHARARGARIYAEVVGYGASDDAFHMTAPADSGEGMARAMQNALRDAGLPPEAIGHINAHATSTQLNDKTETKGIKLVFGEHASRIKISATKSMTGHLLGAAGGVETVFTAMALHTGWLPGTINLENPDPNCDLDYMAGGSAHIPCEYAMCNSFGFGGTNASLILKKWNH; from the coding sequence ATGAATCGTCCGCGCGTTGTCATCACCGGTCTTTCCGCCATCACCCCCCTGGGCAATGACCTTGAAACCACCTGGAAGCGCCTGCTTGCCGGCGAATCCGGTATCGCCCCCATCACCCTTTTCGATGCCACCGACTATGACTCGCGCGTTGCCGGCGAAGTGAAAGACTTCGTTGCCGAAGATTTCATCCCTGCCAAACAGGCCCGCCGCATGGACCGCTTCACCCAGTTCGCCGTGGTGGCCGCCCAGCAGCTGCTGAAAGACTCCGGCCTGGTCATCAATGACGACAACGCCTACGACGTGGGCGTCATCCTGGGCATCGGCCTGGGGGGCCTGAAGACCATCGAGACCTATCACGCCAAGCTGCTGCAGGGTGGCCCCGGCAAGGTCTCGCCCTTCCTGATCCCCATGCTCATCTCCAACATGGGGCCCGGCCAGATCGCCATCTTCACCGGCGCCAAGGGCCCCAACATCGTGACCACCACGGCCTGTGCCTCCGCCATCCACGGCATCGGCACCGCTTTCAGCGAGATCCTGCTGGGCCGTATCAGCACGGCCATCACCGGCGGCGTGGAAGCCACCGTGACCCCCCTGGGCGTGGCCGGTTTCACGGCCCTGAAGGCCCTGTCCACCCATTACAATGATGAACCCGCCAGGGCTTCCCGCCCCTTCGACGCCAACCGCGACGGCTTCGTCATCGGTGAAGGCGCCGGCCTGCTGCAGCTGGAAGAACTGGAACATGCCAGGGCCCGCGGCGCCAGGATCTATGCCGAAGTGGTGGGCTATGGCGCTTCCGACGACGCTTTCCACATGACCGCTCCCGCCGACTCCGGCGAAGGCATGGCCCGCGCCATGCAGAACGCCCTGCGCGACGCCGGTCTGCCACCTGAGGCCATCGGGCACATCAATGCCCATGCCACCTCCACCCAGCTCAACGACAAGACCGAGACCAAGGGCATCAAGCTGGTGTTCGGCGAGCACGCTTCCAGGATCAAGATCTCCGCCACCAAGTCCATGACCGGCCACCTGCTGGGTGCCGCCGGCGGTGTGGAGACCGTGTTCACCGCCATGGCCCTGCACACCGGCTGGCTGCCCGGCACCATCAATCTGGAAAATCCCGATCCCAACTGCGATCTGGATTACATGGCCGGCGGCTCCGCCCACATCCCCTGTGAATACGCCATGTGCAACTCCTTCGGTTTCGGCGGCACCAATGCCAGCCTGATCCTGAAGAAGTGGAACCACTAG
- the rpmF gene encoding 50S ribosomal protein L32, translating to MAVQQNKKSRSRKGMRRSHDRVATPTVIYCSCGEPTVPHSVCPNCGAYKGRQVIAKTEAE from the coding sequence ATGGCTGTCCAGCAAAACAAAAAGTCCCGTTCCCGCAAGGGCATGCGCCGTTCCCACGACCGCGTGGCCACCCCCACCGTCATCTACTGCTCCTGCGGCGAGCCCACCGTGCCCCATAGCGTGTGCCCCAACTGCGGCGCTTACAAGGGCCGTCAGGTGATCGCCAAGACCGAAGCCGAGTAA
- the yqeB gene encoding selenium-dependent molybdenum cofactor biosynthesis protein YqeB — MMHKGFCPLIVIRGAGDMGTGVALELWHAGLHGLVLLECARPRAIRRFVVFSEAVFEGAARVEGLEARLCPDVAACRALRQSGEALPLLVDEDGTSLRELRPQVFVDATMSKKARGLSPDMADLVIALGPGIEAGRDVHCIIESFGPDTGRCLWQGQALADTGIPCENGRPEQRVGRAPCAGVFASPLPLGGHVLRGQEVGRVDGVPVPAPLSGRLRGLLRSGLPVRAGAKVCDIEPLDHVPLDKVSPRARCLGRGVLRAIAARFNLPT; from the coding sequence ATGATGCACAAAGGATTCTGCCCCCTCATCGTCATCCGGGGCGCCGGAGACATGGGCACCGGCGTGGCCCTGGAGCTGTGGCACGCGGGCCTGCACGGGCTCGTGCTGCTGGAGTGCGCCCGGCCGCGCGCCATCCGCCGTTTCGTGGTCTTTTCCGAGGCGGTCTTCGAAGGCGCGGCCCGGGTGGAAGGGCTTGAGGCCCGTCTGTGTCCCGATGTGGCCGCCTGCCGCGCCCTGCGGCAGAGCGGGGAGGCCCTGCCCCTGCTGGTGGACGAGGACGGCACGAGCCTGCGCGAGCTTCGCCCCCAGGTCTTCGTGGATGCCACCATGAGCAAGAAGGCCCGCGGCCTTTCCCCGGACATGGCGGATCTGGTCATCGCCCTGGGGCCTGGCATCGAAGCCGGGCGGGACGTCCACTGCATCATCGAAAGTTTCGGCCCGGACACGGGACGCTGCCTCTGGCAGGGACAGGCCCTTGCCGATACCGGCATCCCCTGCGAGAACGGCCGCCCCGAACAGCGCGTGGGCCGTGCCCCGTGTGCCGGTGTCTTCGCAAGCCCCCTGCCCCTGGGCGGCCATGTCCTCCGGGGGCAGGAAGTGGGCCGGGTGGACGGTGTCCCCGTCCCGGCGCCCCTGTCCGGCCGTTTGCGCGGCCTGCTGCGCTCCGGCCTTCCGGTGCGCGCCGGGGCCAAGGTATGCGACATCGAACCGCTGGACCACGTGCCCCTGGACAAGGTGTCCCCACGGGCCCGCTGCCTGGGCAGGGGCGTGCTGCGGGCCATCGCCGCCCGCTTTAACCTTCCTACCTGA
- the glyA gene encoding serine hydroxymethyltransferase encodes MDEILLQDPELARAITLESQRQVTKLELIASENFVSPAVREAQGSVLTHKYAEGYPGKRYYGGCEYVDMVEDLAIERARKLFGCEYVNVQPHSGSQANMGAYFSFLKPGDTILGMDLTHGGHLTHGSPVNFSGKLFSNVFYGVSRETGCIDYDEVARIAREHKPAAIVAGASAYPRKIDFARFRAIADEVGAVLVVDMAHIAGLVAAGLHESPIPYAHITTTTTHKTLRGPRGGMILSDATRGKGLNSQIFPGIQGGPLMHVIAAKAVAFGEALRPAFKTYARQIVKNAAVLADCLTAAGFNLVSGGTDNHLMLVDLTNKDVTGKDAEHALDAAGITVNKNTVPFETRSPFVTSGVRLGTAALTTRGMKEDEMRQVAAFIVEAIEKRDEPASLAAIRGRVEEFARAYPLFTW; translated from the coding sequence ATGGACGAAATCTTGCTTCAGGACCCGGAACTGGCCCGTGCCATCACCCTGGAATCCCAGCGCCAGGTCACCAAACTGGAACTGATCGCTTCGGAAAACTTCGTTTCTCCGGCCGTGCGGGAAGCCCAGGGCAGCGTGCTGACCCACAAGTATGCCGAAGGCTATCCGGGCAAGCGCTATTACGGCGGCTGCGAATATGTCGACATGGTCGAGGACCTGGCCATCGAACGCGCCAGGAAGCTCTTCGGCTGCGAATACGTCAACGTGCAGCCCCACTCCGGTTCCCAGGCCAACATGGGCGCCTATTTCTCCTTCCTCAAGCCCGGCGACACCATCCTGGGCATGGATCTGACCCACGGCGGCCATCTGACCCACGGCAGCCCCGTCAACTTTTCGGGCAAGCTGTTCAGCAACGTCTTCTACGGCGTGAGCCGCGAGACCGGCTGCATCGACTATGACGAAGTGGCCCGCATCGCCCGCGAGCACAAGCCCGCCGCCATCGTGGCCGGCGCCAGCGCCTATCCCCGCAAGATCGACTTCGCCCGCTTCCGGGCCATCGCCGATGAGGTGGGTGCCGTCCTCGTGGTGGACATGGCCCACATCGCGGGCCTGGTGGCCGCCGGTCTGCACGAGAGCCCCATCCCGTACGCCCACATCACCACCACCACCACGCACAAGACCCTGCGCGGTCCCCGCGGCGGCATGATCCTTTCCGACGCGACCCGCGGCAAGGGCCTCAACAGCCAGATCTTCCCCGGCATCCAGGGCGGCCCGCTGATGCATGTCATCGCGGCCAAGGCCGTGGCCTTTGGCGAGGCCCTGCGCCCCGCTTTCAAGACCTATGCCCGGCAGATCGTCAAGAACGCCGCCGTGCTGGCCGACTGCCTGACCGCCGCCGGCTTCAATCTGGTGTCCGGCGGTACGGACAACCACCTCATGCTGGTGGACCTGACCAACAAGGACGTGACCGGCAAGGATGCCGAACACGCCCTGGATGCCGCCGGCATCACGGTCAACAAGAATACCGTCCCCTTCGAGACCCGCTCGCCCTTCGTGACCTCCGGCGTGCGTCTGGGCACTGCCGCCCTGACCACCCGCGGCATGAAGGAAGACGAGATGCGCCAGGTGGCGGCCTTCATCGTGGAGGCCATCGAAAAGCGCGACGAGCCCGCCTCCCTGGCCGCCATCCGCGGCCGCGTGGAGGAGTTCGCCCGCGCCTACCCGCTGTTCACCTGGTAA